In Thermococcus sp., the sequence AGGCCGGTATGACCCACGTCCTCATGATAGACAACAGACCGGGGCTTACGAAGGGCAAGGAGGTCTTCATGCCAGTTACTATAGTGGAGGTTCCACCGCTCTTCGTCTACGGCATCCGGGCTTACAAGCAGGGTTACCTCGGTCTCGAGACCGCCACAGAGGTCTGGTTCCACGACCTCAACGACCACGTCAAGAGACGCATAAAGCCTCTGCCGAAGGACTATAACGAGGAGGCCTTCAAAGCCAAGCTCGGTCAGCTTGAGGACCTCGCCAATGACGGTGAGATAGTTGATGTCCGCCTTCTCGTCCACACTCAGCCGTGGCTCATCAAGCTCAAGAAGAAGCCCGAGGTTATGGAGTACGCCATCGGCGGGAATGATGTCAGGACCAAGTTCTCCTACGCCAAGGAGAAGATAGGCAAGGAGCTTCGTGTGAGCGAGGTTCTCCATGAGGGCGAACTTCTCGATGTCATAGCCGTCACCAAGGGTAAGGGAACCCAAGGTCCGGTCAAGAGATGGGGCGTCAAGATACAGTTCCACAAGGCTCAGCGCGCCGGAAAGGCCAGGCACATCGGTAACCTCGGTCCGTGGCACCCGACTAGGGTCATGTGGACAATTCCACTGGCCGGCCAGGTGGGCTTCCACCGCAGGACCGAGTTCAACAAGAG encodes:
- a CDS encoding 50S ribosomal protein L3, producing the protein MGKIHRPRRGSLAYSPRKRAKSIVPRIKRWPQDTEVRMLGFAGYKAGMTHVLMIDNRPGLTKGKEVFMPVTIVEVPPLFVYGIRAYKQGYLGLETATEVWFHDLNDHVKRRIKPLPKDYNEEAFKAKLGQLEDLANDGEIVDVRLLVHTQPWLIKLKKKPEVMEYAIGGNDVRTKFSYAKEKIGKELRVSEVLHEGELLDVIAVTKGKGTQGPVKRWGVKIQFHKAQRAGKARHIGNLGPWHPTRVMWTIPLAGQVGFHRRTEFNKRLIAIGENGKLKLDEKHEVEITPKGGFPHYGVIRSDFLMIQGTVPGSFKRIVRVRPAIRAPKKRPPVERPQITYVSRESKQ